From a single Miscanthus floridulus cultivar M001 chromosome 8, ASM1932011v1, whole genome shotgun sequence genomic region:
- the LOC136470648 gene encoding uncharacterized protein has product MSDEKIKIAEYFLGFLKVDDTSGDGLFNVLVDSIKSFGLNVDDIRGQGYDNGSNMKEKHKGRIYVLFLGCTKRWNVLLEHVPDLTVKSLSSTRWESRIKSVRAIRYKAPQLRSALLWLSEDGDTEPKDRSDAKKLYDVLSSIEFILGMVIWHDILYSVNIVSKKLQSPSMCVDSTLQHVEGMVNYFQNYRNTVFADSVVAATEIALEMGVEASFPVKRRSVRKKQFDETECNEAILQAEKDFETFYFFGYG; this is encoded by the exons ATGTCTGATGAGAAAATAAAAATTGCGGagtactttcttggtttcttgaaGGTGGATGACACATCTGGTGATGGGCTTTTCAATGTATTAGTTGACTCCATCAAATCATTTGGCCTTAATGTTGATGATATTAGAGGTCAAGGTTATGACAATGGCTCTAATATGAAAGAAAAACATAAGGGG AGGATATATGTATTATTTTTAGGTTGTACCAAAAGATGGAATGTTTTGCTTGAACATGTTCCAGATTTGACCGTGAAATCATTAAGCAGTACTCGTTGGGAGAGTCGCATCAAAAGTGTCCGAGCAATTAGATATAAAGCTCCTCAACTAAGGTCAGCTTTGTTGTGGCTAAGTGAGGATGGAGATACTGAACCAAAGGATAGAAGTGATGCAAAAAAATTATATGACGTGCTTAGCAGCATTGAGTTCATACTTGGTATGGTTATTTGGCATGACATTTTATACTCTGTAAATATTGTCAGTAAGAAGTTGCAATCACCATCCATGTGCGTTGATTCTACCTTGCAGCATGTAGAAGGTATGGTGAATTACTTTCAGAACTACAGAAATACTGTGTTTGCTGATAGTGTGGTTGCTGCCACAGAAATAGCACTTGAAATGGGAGTAGAGGCATCATTTCCAGTAAAGCGTCGTTCTGTTAGGAAGAAACAATTTGATGAAACTGAATGCAATGAAGCTATCTTGCAAGCTGAGAAGGATTttgaaactttttatttttttggttatGGTTGA